Proteins encoded together in one Osmia lignaria lignaria isolate PbOS001 chromosome 4, iyOsmLign1, whole genome shotgun sequence window:
- the phtm gene encoding cytochrome P450 enzyme phantom gives MNYLVYTILFLSSFLLVYLIRRNRKASSRLPPGPWQLPIVGYLPWIDAEKPHESLTKLSRIYGPVCGFRMGSVYTVLLSDPRLIKQTLAKDAFAGRAPLYLTHGIMQGYGLVCAEGERWRDQRKFVSSCLRNFGMVKHEGSRREKMEKRILDAADECVSVLEKRSTNGPIDPLDTLHHYMGNFINSIVFGKTYEENEPVWKWLRHLQEEGVKEIGVAGPLNFLPFLRFLPRYGKTIRSIVEGKEKTHQIYRSILDQHRAEIAQSLPKENMTESFLAAFDEQMRKRGPVESAFYTEAQLYHLLADLFGAGTDTTLTTLRWFLLFMAAHPIEQEKIHLEMNRCLRKQEAPTLNDRSAMPRLEAALAEVQRIRSVTPLGMPHGTIEDSRIGDYDVPRGSMIIPMQWAVHTDPTYWTNPLEFQPDRFLTKDGNFFKPESFLPFQNGKRVCIGEELARMILFLFTGRILHAFVISTPSDESVDLEGECGITLVPKPHRLIFVRRCDDA, from the exons ATGAACTACTTGGTTTACACGATATTATTCCTATCTTCGTTCCTTCTCGTATACCTTATTCGTAGAAATCGAAAGGCATCATCTCGTCTCCCTCCCGGTCCCTGGCAACTTCCGATCGTTGGCTATCTACCGTGGATCGACGCAGAGAAACCGCACGAATCTCTCACGAAATTATCCAGGATTTATGGACCCGTATGTGGATTTCGTATGGGTTCGGTCTATACTGTTTTACTGTCGGATCCTCGATTGATAAAGCAAACTCTTGCAAAGGATGCGTTTGCTGGCAGAGCACCGCTCTATCTTACTCATGGAATCATGCAAGGATATG GTTTGGTTTGTGCCGAGGGTGAACGATGGAGAGATCAAAGGAAATTCGTTAGTAGCTGCCTAAGAAATTTCGGTATGGTGAAACACGAAGGATCTAGAAGAGAAAAAATGGAGAAAAGGATACTCGATGCAGCCGACGAATGTGTATCG GTGCTCGAAAAGCGTTCAACGAATGGACCGATCGATCCATTGGACACGCTTCATCATTACATGGGTAATTTTATCAATAGTATCGTGTTTGGAAAAACTTACGAAGAGAACGAACCAGTTTGGAAATGGTTGAGACATTTGCAAGAAGAAGGAGTAAAAGAGATAGGCGTTGCCGGACCTCTGAATTTTTTACCTTTTCTCAG ATTCTTACCACGATACGGAAAAACGATTCGATCGATCGTCGAGGGTAAAGAAAAAACGCATCAGATATATCGGTCGATACTCGATCAGCATCGTGCAGAAATCGCGCAAAGCTTGCCAAAGGAAAACATGACCGAGAGCTTTTTGGCCGCGTTCGACGAACAAATGAGAAAAAGGGGGCCAGTAGAATCGGCCTTTTATACGGAAGCTCAGCTGTACCATTTGTTGGCGGATCTTTTTGGTGCTGGAACCGATACCACCTTGACAACGCTTCGTTGGTTCCTTCTATTCATGGCTGCCCATCCTATAGAACAG GAAAAAATCCATTTGGAAATGAATCGGTGTTTGAGAAAACAAGAAGCACCGACATTGAACGATAGGAGCGCTATGCCTCGTCTCGAAGCCGCTTTAGCAGAAGTGCAAAGAATAAGAAGCGTTACACCGCTTGGTATGCCCCATGGAACGATAGAG gATTCACGAATAGGTGATTACGATGTGCCTCGTGGCTCAATGATAATTCCGATGCAATGGGCCGTTCATACTGATCCTACTTACTGGACAAATCCTCTCGAGTTTCAACCGGACAGATTCTTAACAAAAGATGGAAACTTCTTCAAACCGGAATCGTTTCTCCCCTTTCAAAATG GAAAACGAGTCTGCATCGGAGAGGAACTCGCCAGGATGATACTATTTCTGTTCACTGGAAGGATATTGCACGCGTTCGTTATATCGACACCATCGGACGAAAGTGTCGATCTCGAAGGCGAATGCGGTATTACGCTCGTCCCAAAGCCACATCGTTTGATATTTGTCAGACGATGTGATGACGCCTGA
- the Cyp18a1 gene encoding cytochrome P450 18a1, protein MFVEHAAQWAWKAMGGTRIEVLYTLLVFIGVLLVARCLQWLRYVRSLPPGPWGVPVFGYLPFLKGDVHLQYGELAKKYGPMFSARLGTQLVVVLSDHRTIRDTFRREEFTGRPHTEFINILGGYGIINTEGAMWKEQRKFLHDKLRSFGMTYIGGGKKVMESRIMREVKTFLRGLASKGGRSTDVSASLGMSISNVICSLIMGVRFQHGDYRFKRFMDLIEEGFKLFGSMAAVNFIPVMRYLPCLQKIRNKISENRAEMADFFQKTVDQHRATFDESTVRDLVDAYLLEIEKAKGEGRASLLFQGKNHDRQMQQILGDLFSAGMETVKTTLEWAIILMLHHPEAAAAVQEELDQVVGRSRMPALEDLPFLPITEATILEVLRRSSVVPLGTTHATTRNVTLHGYTIPAGTQVVPLLHAIHMDPELWEKPDEFRPSRFLSAEGKVEKPEYFMPFGVGRRMCLGDVLARMELFLFFSSLMHTFELKSPQGSSLPSLRGNAGVTVTPDPFNVCLLPRNLDIIEDANNDTIFGAILRNIGSH, encoded by the exons ATGTTCGTGGAACACGCGGCCCAGTGGGCCTGGAAAGCTATGGGTGGTACGAGAATCGAAGTTCTTTACACGCTTCTCGTGTTCATAGGTGTGTTGTTGGTGGCTAGATGCTTGCAATGGCTTAGGTACGTTCGTTCTTTACCTCCTGGCCCATGGGGCGTACCCGTGTTTGGTTATTTGCCATTTCTGAAAGGCGACGTTCATCTTCAGTACGGTGAACTCGCGAAAAAGTATGGGCCGATGTTCAGCGCCCGGCTGGGAACGCAACTAGTGGTTGTTCTTAGCGATCATCGCACGATTCGTGATACGTTTCGTCGGGAGGAGTTCACTGGCAGACCGCACACCGAGTTCATCAACATCTTGGGCGGATACG GTATTATCAACACCGAGGGTGCTATGTGgaaagaacaaagaaaatttCTTCACGATAAACTTAGAAGCTTCGGCATGACCTATATAGGCGGTGGAAAGAAAGTAATGGAATCGAGAATCATG CGCGAAGTGAAGACGTTCCTTCGTGGACTGGCGTCGAAAGGGGGTAGATCGACAGACGTTTCGGCTTCTCTTGGAATGTCGATTAGCAACGTGATCTGCTCGCTCATaatgggagtgcgtttccaaCACGGAGATTATAGATTCAAGAGGTTCATGGATTTGATCGAGGAAGGCTTCAAACTGTTTGGCAGCATGGCTGCGGTGAATTTTATTCCTGTGATGCGTTATTTGCCCTGTCTGCAAAAAATTCGTAACAAGATATCGGAAAATCGTGCGGAAATGGCAGACTTTTTTCAAAAAACGGTTGATCAACATCGAGCAACATTTGACGAAAGTACAGTGCGAGATTTAGTTGACGCGTACTTGCTCGAGATCGAAAAGGCGAAGGGAGAAGGCCGCGCTAGTTTGCTCTTTCAAGGAAAGAATCATG ATCGACAGATGCAACAGATTCTCGGAGACCTGTTCTCTGCTGGCATGGAAACGGTTAAGACCACCTTGGAATGGGCAATAATTTTGATGCTTCATCATCCGGAAGCTGCAGCCGCGGTGCAAGAAGAGTTGGATCAAGTGGTGGGAAGGTCGAGGATGCCCGCTTTGGAGGATTTACCTTTTCTTCCTATTACCGAGGCGACGATACTGGAAGTTCTTCGACGATCGAGCGTCGTACCGTTGGGTACTACTCACGCAACTACACG AAATGTGACGTTACACGGTTACACGATACCGGCTGGAACGCAAGTTGTCCCGTTGTTGCACGCGATACACATGGATCCAGAGCTTTGGGAGAAACCCGACGAGTTTCGACCGAGTCGGTTTCTCTCGGCCGAAGGCAAAGTCGAAAAGCCGGAATACTTTATGCCTTTCGGCGTTGGCCGACGTATGTGCTTGGGTGATGTACTGGCGCGCATGGAATTGTTCTTGTTCTTCAGCTCGCTGATGCACACGTTCGAATTGAAATCACCGCAAGGTTCATCTTTACCGAGCTTGCGCGGTAACGCTGGTGTCACTGTCACACCCGATCCTTTCAACGTTTGTTTATTACCGAGAAATCTGGACATTATCGAAGATGCGAACAACGACACGATCTTTGGTGCAATTTTACGGAATATCGGCAGTCACTGA